The DNA window CGCCTGTAGCAGCGGTGCGAGCGTGGTCACGGCGTGGTCACCTCCCTGCGGCTCGGCTGGGCTGCCGTGTCGAGGCGTTGCGCTGCCAGGGCCAGCAGTTGCGGGGTGGCTTGCAGATACCAGTAGGTGGATTCCGGGCTGTTGTGGCCGAGGAACGCCGAGAGCACCGGAAGTCGGGCCGACACGTCGACTCCGGCGGAGTACCAGTCGATCAGGACGTTGACCGCGAACGTGTGCCGCAGGTCGTGGATGCGGGGACGGCGGTGTCCGGGCGGGGTGTGGATGTCGGCGGCGGCCAGGAGTCTGGTGAAGATCTGGTGCACGCCGCGATGCTGGACTCGGCGGCCGGTGGTGGTCAGGAAGAACCCGGGCGAGACTGGGGTGGGGCAGAGCTGGTCTCGGCGGACGGCGTAGCCGGCGAGCATCTGTGTCGTGGTGGGGTGCAGCGGGACCAGGCGGGTCTGGTCGTTCTTGCCGGTCACCGTCACCGCCGCCGCGTGCGGGTCGATGTCGTCGCGGTTGAGGGCGAGGGCTTCACCGACGCGCAGGCCGCTGGCGGCCAGCAGGCTGATCAGGGCCTGCATCGTTGCCGCGGGCAGCGGCGCGGCGATCGTGCCTG is part of the Micromonospora olivasterospora genome and encodes:
- a CDS encoding tyrosine-type recombinase/integrase, yielding MSIRARAEQYLTMRRALGFTLRGEGRSLLEFADRLDRTGQPTVTIAAAVAWASEPDGITAARKRQRLAIVRGFARHLAAFDPDCQVPPPGLLPGRAHRPTPYHYSAEEVAALVHAAGTIAAPLPAATMQALISLLAASGLRVGEALALNRDDIDPHAAAVTVTGKNDQTRLVPLHPTTTQMLAGYAVRRDQLCPTPVSPGFFLTTTGRRVQHRGVHQIFTRLLAAADIHTPPGHRRPRIHDLRHTFAVNVLIDWYSAGVDVSARLPVLSAFLGHNSPESTYWYLQATPQLLALAAQRLDTAAQPSRREVTTP